From a single Nicotiana tomentosiformis chromosome 2, ASM39032v3, whole genome shotgun sequence genomic region:
- the LOC104095555 gene encoding benzaldehyde dehydrogenase, mitochondrial-like encodes MATQRFSSLLASSFLPSFRTSAISKFLRFQSKGRYFEYSKNGIRSFSSAVVHEEPITPPVEVKYKQLLINGQFVDAASGKMFPTYDPRTGDVITMVAEADTEDVNRAVSAARKAFDEGPWPKMSAYERSCIMLRFADLLEKHSDELAELETYDNGKPYEQAANEEIPMLLRLFRYYAGWADKIHGLTAPADSLHHVQILHEPIGVAGQIIPWNFSLLMFAWKVGPALACGNTVVLKPAEQTPLSALYVSKLFHEVGLPPGVLNVIPGFGSAGAALASHMDVDKLAFTGSTETGQAVLSAAAKSNLKPVTLELGGKSPFIICEDADIDKAVELAHSAVFFNQGQCCCAGSRTFVHERVYDEFVEKAKARALKRVVGDPFKKGIEQGPQIDTEQYEKILKYIKSGIESGATLESGGDKLGSKGFYVQPTVFSNVQDNMLIAKDEIFGPVQSLLKFKDLEEVIRRANSTHYGLAAGVFTRNIDVANTITRALRVGTVWVNCFNIFDAAIPFGGYRMSGHGREKGVYSLNNYLQVKAVVTSLKNPAWM; translated from the exons ATGGCTACTCAACGGTTCTCTTCTCTGTTGGCTTCATCCTTTCTTCCTTCTTTTCGCACTTCAG CAATTAGCAAGTT TTTGCGATTTCAATCTAAAGGTAGATACTTTGAGTACTCGAAAAATGGTATCAGAAGTTTTAGTAGCGCCGTGGTGCATGAAGAGCCAATCACTCCACCTGTTGAGGTTAAATATAAGCAGCTTCTAATTAATGGACAGTTTGTAGATGCAGCCTCAG GAAAGATGTTTCCTACATATGACCCCAGGACAGGGGATGTCATTACTATGGTTGCGGAGGCTGACACTGAAGATGTCAACCGTGCAGTCTCTGCTGCTCGTAAAGCATTTGATGAAGGACCATGGCCTAAAATGTCTGCTTAT GAAAGATCATGTATAATGTTGCGTTTTGCTGATTTGCTTGAGAAGCACAGTGATGAACTTGCAGAGCTTGAGACTTATGACAACGGAAAACCTTACGAACAAGCTGCAAATGAAGAAATACCAATGCTTTTACGTCTTTTCAGATACTATGCTG GTTGGGCTGATAAAATTCATGGTCTTACAGCTCCTGCTGACAGTTTGCACCATGTTCAGATCTTGCATGAGCCGATTGGTGTTGCGGGGCAGATAATACCGTGGAATTTTTCTCTATTAATGTTTGCTTGGAAAGTTGGCCCTGCACTCGCTTGTGGTAATACTGTTGTACTAAAACCTGCAGAACAGACCCCACTCTCTGCCCTCTACGTGTCAAAGTTATTCCACGAG GTTGGACTTCCCCCTGGAGTCTTGAATGTCATACCTGGCTTTGGTAGTGCAGGTGCAGCTCTTGCCAGTCATATGGATGTCGATAAG CTTGCTTTTACAGGGTCCACAGAAACTGGTCAAGCTGTACTAAGTGCAGCTGCAAAGAGCAACCTAAAGCCAGTGACTTTGGAACTCGGAGGAAAATCTCCTTTCATCATTTGTGAAGATGCGGACATTGATAAAGCTGTTGAGTTGGCTCATTCTGCGGTTTTCTTTAATCAG GGACAATGTTGCTGCGCTGGATCTCGGACATTTGTGCATGAAAGAGTTTATGATGAATTTGTAGAGAAAGCCAAGGCCCGTGCTTTAAAACGTGTAGTTGGCGACCCTTTCAAGAAGGGAATTGAACAAGGTCCTCAG ATTGATACCGAGCAGTATGAGAAGATACTTAAGTACATAAAGTCTGGTATTGAAAGCGGGGCTACTCTCGAGTCTGGAGGGGATAAATTGGGTTCCAAGGGATTCTATGTCCAACCTACTGTCTTCTCAAATGTCCAG GACAACATGCTGATTGCCAAAGATGAGATATTTGGACCAGTACAGTCCCTCTTGAAATTCAA GGATCTTGAAGAGGTCATTCGAAGGGCAAACTCGACACATTATGGTTTGGCGGCTGGTGTATTCACCCGGAACATTGACGTAGCCAATACAATAACTCGAGCACTTAGAGTTGGGACGGTGTGGGTTAACTGCTTTAACATATTTGATGCTGCCATTCCCTTTGGCGGGTATAGGATGAGTGGACATGGAAGAGAAAAGGGAGTCTACAGCCTCAATAACTACTTGCAAGTCAAAGCTGTTGTTACCTCTCTGAAGAATCCAGCATGGATGTAG
- the LOC104095553 gene encoding RING-H2 finger protein ATL56-like: MALVISVILLLVFVGVLVLIHVCVVLRAFRRRIDNVNMMERGASMSQEDIEKLPCFDFQAKEKGISSTVDCAICLDSLKVGDKCRILPQCDHYFHAECIDLWLLKSSFCPICRASADILRGCSISAGESTGYSESGQTREHNANMTETRIELRESQ; this comes from the coding sequence ATGGCACTGGTGATATCAGTGATATTGCTACTTGTTTTTGTCGGAGTTCTTGTCCTGATTCATGTCTGTGTAGTATTGAGGGCATTTAGAAGAAGAATTGACAACGTTAATATGATGGAAAGAGGTGCCAGCATGTCCCAAGAGGATATAGAAAAGCTCCCTTGCTTTGATTTTCAAGCCAAAGAGAAGGGAATTAGTAGCACAGTGGACTGTGCAATTTGTTTGGATAGTCTCAAGGTGGGTGATAAGTGCAGAATTTTGCCTCAATGCGACCACTATTTTCATGCTGAATGCATAGATTTGTGGCTCTTGAAATCCTCCTTTTGTCCAATATGTAGGGCTAGCGCTGATATTCTGAGGGGTTGTTCCATATCCGCAGGAGAAAGCACCGGATACAGTGAAAGTGGACAAACCAGAGAACACAACGCCAACATGACTGAGACAAGAATTGAGTTGAGAGAAAGCCAATAA
- the LOC104095544 gene encoding cyclic nucleotide-gated ion channel 18, producing MTRIFETPASHLRHFKQSLKTKSLISSSTDEPQLINRLWRHCILDPNSDIVNRWNYVFLITCLISLFIDPLYFYIPYVSENACMATDDEAATQITIYRTLTDVFYFLHIIMKFRTAFVAPSSRVFGRGELVMDAKEIAIRYLKTDLIVDFTAALPLPQIVIKYVIPAAKRNGSGHSKSTLALIVLIQYVPRLFVIFPLNQQIIKTTGFIAKTAWAGAAYNLLLFMLASHVAGASWYVASIGRQYSCWSNECKKERDAVPPCVPDFLDCTSDTDTYVRDYWRNSTQVLVKCDAINDEDSGFKFGIFADAFTNEVASSTFMEKYLYCLWWGLRNLSSYGQNLNTSTYIGETLFSISLCIIGLVLFAQLIGNMQTYLQSMTVKIEEWRIRKRDIEEWMRHRQLPEDLQERVRRFDQCKWLATRGVNEEDILQSLPLDLRRQIQRHLCLKLVRRVPFFAQMDDQLLDAICERLVSSLSIKGTYIVREGDPVNEMLFIIRGQLESSTTNGGRSGFFNSITLRPGDFCGEELLTWALVPNSTQLPSSTRTARTLSEVEAFALRAEDLKFFAVQFKRLHSKKLQHAFRYYSQQWRTWGACLIQAAWRRYRKKKMETELALQESYYYNQDPNNEGNFNYDQNYEAFEDVGLEQPLVGSAHSSQQLGATILAKRFATNTRRGIEQKIQMTDSSSSLKMPKLFKPDEPDFSAE from the exons ATGACTAGAATATTCGAAACGCCGGCGTCTcacctccgccatttcaagcaatCGCTGAAGACCAAATCGTTAATCTCCTCTTCAACCGACGAACCTCAATTGATCAACCGCTTATGGCGCCACTGTATTCTCGATCCAAACAGCGACATTGTCAATCGCTGGAACTACGTGTTCCTCATCACGTGTTTAATCTCTCTTTTCATCGATCCTCTTTACTTTTACATCCCTTACGTCAGCGAAAACGCTTGTATGGCCACTGATGACGAAGCGGCCACACAAATTACCATCTATCGTACTCTTACGGATGTTTTTTACTTCCTACATATTATTATGAAGTTTCGAACGGCTTTTGTGGCTCCCAGCTCGAGGGTTTTTGGCCGGGGTGAGCTTGTTATGGATGCCAAAGAAATTGCGATTCGGTACCTCAAGACTGATTTAATTGTTGATTTTACTGCCGCGCTTCCCCTGCCTCAA ATTGTCATTAAATATGTAATACCCGCAGCTAAAAGAAATGGATCTGGTCACTCCAAAAGTACTCTTGCTCTTATCGTTCTCATCCAATACGTGCCAAGGTTGTTCGTTATTTTTCCGTTAAATCAGCAGATTATCAAAACTACAGGTTTTATTGCTAAAACAGCTTGGGCAGGAGCAGCTTACAATCTCCTTCTTTTCATGTTAGCCAGTCAT GTGGCAGGAGCTTCGTGGTATGTGGCATCTATAGGAAGACAGTACTCTTGCTGGTCGAATGAATGTAAGAAGGAACGTGATGCAGTTCCACCGTGCGTGCCTGATTTCTTAGATTGTACAAGTGATACGGATACATATGTACGCGATTATTGGCGAAACAGCACGCAAGTGCTTGTAAAATGTGATGCTATAAATGATGAAGATTCTGGTTTTAAGTTTGGAATTTTCGCTGACGCCTTTACTAATGAAGTGGCTTCATCAACATTCATGGAGAAATATTTATACTGTCTTTGGTGGGGTCTAAGAAATTTGAG TTCATATGGGCAGAATTTGAATACTAGCACTTATATTGGCGAAACATTATTCAGCATTTCCTTATGCATCATTGGCTTAGTTCTCTTTGCACAGCTTATTGGAAACATGCAG ACTTATCTGCAATCTATGACCGTAAAAATTGAGGAATGGAGAATTAGAAAAAGAGATATAGAAGAATGGATGAGGCACCGACAGTTGCCTGAAGACTTGCAAGAACGTGTTCGCCGTTTTGATCAATGTAAATGGCTTGCTACAAGAGGAGTTAATGAAGAAGACATCTTGCAATCTTTGCCTTTGGATCTTCGTCGTCAAATCCAAAGACACCTATGCCTTAAACTTGTTCGACGA GTTCCATTTTTTGCACAAATGGACGACCAGCTGCTTGATGCAATTTGTGAACGTTTAGTGTCATCCCTAAGCATAAAGGGTACTTATATTGTTCGAGAAGGTGATCCAGTAAATGAGATGCTCTTTATCATCAGGGGACAACTAGAGAGCTCCACGACAAATGGGGGAAGATCTGGATTCTTCAATTCTATCACTCTTAGACCTGGTGATTTCTGTGGTGAAGAATTGCTGACATGGGCCTTAGTTCCTAATTCAACGCAATTGCCTTCTTCAACTCGAACTGCGAGAACACTTTCTGAAGTTGAAGCATTTGCACTTCGAGCTGAAGACCTGAAGTTTTTCGCGGTTCAGTTTAAACGTCTTCACAGTAAGAAGCTACAACATGCATTCAGGTATTATTCTCAACAGTGGAGAACATGGGGTGCTTGCTTAATACAGGCTGCATGGAGAAGGTATAGGAAGAAAAAGATGGAAACTGAATTGGCTTTACAAGAGAGCTATTACTATAATCAAGATCCTAACAACGAGGGTAACTTCAACTATGATCAAAATTATGAGGCTTTTGAAGATGTTGGTCTTGAGCAACCATTAGTAGGCAGTGCTCATAGTTCCCAACAACTTGGAGCTACAATTTTGGCTAAAAGATTTGCTACTAATACGAGAAGAGGAATAGAACAGAAGATTCAGATGACTGATTCTTCTTCCAGCTTAAAGATGCCCAAGTTGTTTAAGCCAGATGAGCCTGATTTTTCTGCAGAATGA
- the LOC104095542 gene encoding uncharacterized protein has protein sequence MSEEAAQDLTALPEAEKNNENSSNGSVPVTVLESVDKNHKEKEREKPVLLVELDLNGDNKVNTGAEIGNSEVEYIESENLNDLEDVDTSLKTLLTGLDSKDWVLVCEALNDVRRLSIFHKEAMVDMLGNVISLIVKSLKNPRSAVCKTAIMASADIFKAYCDSIVDLMDPLLVQLLLKSSQDKRFVCDAAEKALIAMTTWVSPSLLLPKLQPNLKHRNPRIRAKASMCFSRSVPRLGVEGIRAYGIENLIQIAVSQLSDQLPESREAARTLLLELQTIYEKALNVTPTEVSEEAETISWEHFCQSKLSPLSAQAVLRVTNLTREGIVLGS, from the exons ATGTCTGAGGAAGCGGCTCAAGATCTCACTGCACTACCTGAAGCTGAGAAGAATAATGAAAATTCCAGTAATGGGAGTGTTCCCGTTACAGTGCTTGAGAGCGTTGATaaaaatcataaagagaaggAAAGAGAAAAGCCTGTCTTACTGGTTGAGCTTGATCTTAATGGAGACAATAAGGTGAATACTGGGGCAGAGATTGGAAATTCAGAAGTAGAATACATAGAATCTGAGAATTTGAATGATTTAGAAGATGTCGACACAAGTCTGAAG ACTCTATTGACTGGACTAGACTCCAAGGACTGGGTTTTAGTGTGTGAGGCACTTAATGATGTTCGGCGTCTGTCCATATTTCACAAAGAAGCAATGGTTGATATGTT GGGAAATGTGATCTCTCTTATTGTGAAATCTTTGAAAAATCCAAGAAGTGCTGTTTGTAAAACAGCTATTATGGCATCAGCTGACATTTTCAAAGCATACTGTGACAGCATAGTTGACTTGATGGATCCACTG CTTGTACAACTTCTTCTGAAATCTTCACAAGACAAGCGATTTGTATGCGACGCAGCTGAGAAAGCTCTAATAGCTATGACGACATGGGTTTCTCCATCACTATTATTACCGAAGCTGCAACCTAATCTGAAACACAGAAATCCTCGAATTCGAGCAAAAGCTTCAATGTGCTTTTCTCGAAGTGTACCACGTCTG GGAGTAGAGGGAATCAGAGCATATGGAATTGAAAACTTGATCCAAATAGCTGTATCCCAGCTCAGTGACCAGCTTCCTGAGTCAAGGGAGGCTGCTCGTACGCTGTTGTTAGAACTGCAAACTATCTATGAAAAAGCACTCAATGTTACCCCAACAGAAGTGAGTGAAGAGGCAGAAACAATTTCCTGGGAGCATTTTTGTCAATCAAAGCTTTCGCCTTTGAGTGCTCAAGCAGTTCTGCGTGTAACCAATCTCACTAGGGAGGGTATTGTTTTAGGTTCATAG